The Phoenix dactylifera cultivar Barhee BC4 chromosome 9, palm_55x_up_171113_PBpolish2nd_filt_p, whole genome shotgun sequence genome window below encodes:
- the LOC103715640 gene encoding uncharacterized protein LOC103715640 isoform X1: protein MDETMGKKVAEGHDFSSRGSSIVFRDQNHDARSIQYCNRLGCSTRLNSIKGTQIGNIEKAKYVKASFHSTSSKTTTGDSSKSISSCSGYRKNFQDRQKQTLQREKAIAETGNRQGKIEDSECNDTQGFLEDFDVRSKDTEDSEFSESNPTSAGIQTALPDSKDLGFPILEGSSMNTTESSGSCTIASSSKPCKQIKRQLGSGDRVVSSRSFFRHSAYASRNSADAARPASQVLGTGVHKCGLKTVGVSDVLPSGCSSSDFNCDRRTDAVRKRPSGRESSAAKGKGESGPSTGRYLGSTQTGISDSGRSLPQQLKPQQNFIRTGNRPSSRDSGVSVRTHRASTGDARRRLSEQGVSDILPVHEPIMIPHLQQNRVSIQETVPESSSRSFSVELPNVLVSSSEHPGSGSRANRNRMVSRPEGSGTHISSSTLGDRDGYRHFNMDRIAEVLLALERIDQDEELTYEQVLVLETNLFLGGLSFHDQHRDMRMDIDNMSYEELLALEEKMGTVSTALSEEQLSKCLKRSIYRPASEVLGIMDSGDDTECSICQLHILMKAGETILQISNFSPFYMPDVHRCKVMKAILSILIDTASVLVHSGSVLAFGGFSLTTGCSLNFAAIGAT from the exons ATGGATGAAACTATGGGTAAGAAAGTTGCTGAAGGGCATGATTTTTCTAGTAGAGGGTCCAGCATTGTTTTTAGAGACCAAAATCATGATGCTAGAAGCATTCAGTATTGCAATAGATTAGGATGCAGCACCAGGCTTAATTCCATTAAAGGAACCCAAATTGGCAACATAGAAAAAGCCAAATATGTAAAGGCTTCTTTTCATTCTACAAGCAGCAAGACCACCACAGGAGACTCTTCTAAGTCAATATCTTCTTGTAGTGGCTACCGAAAGAATTTCCAGGACAGACAGAAACAAACATTACAACGAGAGAAGGCTATAGCAGAAACTGGTAACAGGCAAGGGAAGATTGAAGATTCGGAGTGCAATGACACGCAGGGTTTCCTAGAAGATTTCGATGTCAGATCAAAGGATACAGAAGATTCAGAATTTTCAGAATCCAATCCCACATCAGCTGGCATTCAGACAGCGCTGCCAGATTCGAAGGATCTTGGGTTTCCAATTCTTGAAGGGTCATCTATGAACACAACGGAGTCGTCAGGTAGCTGCACCATTGCATCAAGTTCAAAACCTTGTAAGCAAATTAAACGTCAACTAGGTTCTGGCGATCGGGTTGTATCTTCAAGATCCTTTTTCCGGCATTCGGCTTATGCATCTAGAAACTCTGCTGATGCTGCTAGACCTGCTTCTCAAGTTCTGGGTACAGGGGTGCATAAGTGTGGTCTTAAAACTGTAGGGGTATCAGATGTTCTTCCTTCTGgttgttcatcatctgacttCAACTGCGATAGGCGGACTGATGCAGTCAGGAAGAGACCCTCTGGTAGAGAGAGTTCTGCTGCCAAAGGCAAGGGTGAAAGTGGCCCCTCAACTGGAAGATATCTAGGTTCTACGCAAACTGGGATTTCTGACTCTGGTCGATCTCTTCCACAACAACTAAAGCCTCAGCAAAATTTCATAAGGACTGGGAACCGACCTAGTAGCAGGGATAGTGGAGTTTCAGTTAGAACCCATCGAGCATCTACTGGGGATGCTAGAAGAAGGCTATCCGAGCAAGGGGTCAGCGATATCCTTCCAGTACATGAGCCTATTATGATCCCTCACTTGCAGCAGAATCGAGTTTCTATCCAAGAAACTGTTCCAGAAAGCTCATCACGTTCATTTTCTGTAGAGCTGCCAAATGTCTTGGTTAGTTCGTCTGAACATCCAGGTTCAGGTAGCCGGGCTAATCGAAATAGAATGGTTTCTCGTCCTGAAGGTAGCGGCACACATATTTCCAGCAGCACTTTGGGAGATAGAGATGGCTACAGACACTTCAACATGGACAGAATTGCAGAG GTATTGCTGGCTCTAGAGAGGATTGACCAAGATGAGGAGTTAACATATGAG caAGTATTGGTGCTAGAAACAAATTTGTTTTTAGGGGGCCTGAGCTTCCATGATCAGCACAGGGACATGAGAATGGACATTGATAATATGTCCTATGAG GAACTGTTAGCCCTGGAGGAGAAGATGGGTACCGTCAGCACAGCCCTTTCAGAGGAGCAATTGTCAAAATGTCTTAAGAGAAGCATATATAGACCTGCTTCTGAGGTCTTGGGAATCATGGATTCTGGTGATGACACTGAATGCAGCATATGCCAG CTTCACATTCTGATGAAGGCTGGGGAAACCATTTTACAGATTAGCAACTTTAGCCCATTTTATATGCCTGATGTTCATCGTTGCAAAGTCATGAAGGCCATTCTTTCGATATTAATTGATACAGCATCTGTCTTGGTGCATTCGGGATCAGTCCTTGCATTTGGTGGTTTTTCATTGACTACTGGTTGCTCTCTAAATTTTGCCGCAATTGGAGCTACATGA
- the LOC103715640 gene encoding E3 ubiquitin-protein ligase RLIM-like isoform X3, whose product MDETMGKKVAEGHDFSSRGSSIVFRDQNHDARSIQYCNRLGCSTRLNSIKGTQIGNIEKAKYVKASFHSTSSKTTTGDSSKSISSCSGYRKNFQDRQKQTLQREKAIAETGNRQGKIEDSECNDTQGFLEDFDVRSKDTEDSEFSESNPTSAGIQTALPDSKDLGFPILEGSSMNTTESSGSCTIASSSKPCKQIKRQLGSGDRVVSSRSFFRHSAYASRNSADAARPASQVLGTGVHKCGLKTVGVSDVLPSGCSSSDFNCDRRTDAVRKRPSGRESSAAKGKGESGPSTGRYLGSTQTGISDSGRSLPQQLKPQQNFIRTGNRPSSRDSGVSVRTHRASTGDARRRLSEQGVSDILPVHEPIMIPHLQQNRVSIQETVPESSSRSFSVELPNVLVSSSEHPGSGSRANRNRMVSRPEGSGTHISSSTLGDRDGYRHFNMDRIAEVLLALERIDQDEELTYEQVLVLETNLFLGGLSFHDQHRDMRMDIDNMSYEELLALEEKMGTVSTALSEEQLSKCLKRSIYRPASEVLGIMDSGDDTECSICQEEYVSGDEIGKLACEHRFHVACIHQWLRQKNWCPICKASAIPS is encoded by the exons ATGGATGAAACTATGGGTAAGAAAGTTGCTGAAGGGCATGATTTTTCTAGTAGAGGGTCCAGCATTGTTTTTAGAGACCAAAATCATGATGCTAGAAGCATTCAGTATTGCAATAGATTAGGATGCAGCACCAGGCTTAATTCCATTAAAGGAACCCAAATTGGCAACATAGAAAAAGCCAAATATGTAAAGGCTTCTTTTCATTCTACAAGCAGCAAGACCACCACAGGAGACTCTTCTAAGTCAATATCTTCTTGTAGTGGCTACCGAAAGAATTTCCAGGACAGACAGAAACAAACATTACAACGAGAGAAGGCTATAGCAGAAACTGGTAACAGGCAAGGGAAGATTGAAGATTCGGAGTGCAATGACACGCAGGGTTTCCTAGAAGATTTCGATGTCAGATCAAAGGATACAGAAGATTCAGAATTTTCAGAATCCAATCCCACATCAGCTGGCATTCAGACAGCGCTGCCAGATTCGAAGGATCTTGGGTTTCCAATTCTTGAAGGGTCATCTATGAACACAACGGAGTCGTCAGGTAGCTGCACCATTGCATCAAGTTCAAAACCTTGTAAGCAAATTAAACGTCAACTAGGTTCTGGCGATCGGGTTGTATCTTCAAGATCCTTTTTCCGGCATTCGGCTTATGCATCTAGAAACTCTGCTGATGCTGCTAGACCTGCTTCTCAAGTTCTGGGTACAGGGGTGCATAAGTGTGGTCTTAAAACTGTAGGGGTATCAGATGTTCTTCCTTCTGgttgttcatcatctgacttCAACTGCGATAGGCGGACTGATGCAGTCAGGAAGAGACCCTCTGGTAGAGAGAGTTCTGCTGCCAAAGGCAAGGGTGAAAGTGGCCCCTCAACTGGAAGATATCTAGGTTCTACGCAAACTGGGATTTCTGACTCTGGTCGATCTCTTCCACAACAACTAAAGCCTCAGCAAAATTTCATAAGGACTGGGAACCGACCTAGTAGCAGGGATAGTGGAGTTTCAGTTAGAACCCATCGAGCATCTACTGGGGATGCTAGAAGAAGGCTATCCGAGCAAGGGGTCAGCGATATCCTTCCAGTACATGAGCCTATTATGATCCCTCACTTGCAGCAGAATCGAGTTTCTATCCAAGAAACTGTTCCAGAAAGCTCATCACGTTCATTTTCTGTAGAGCTGCCAAATGTCTTGGTTAGTTCGTCTGAACATCCAGGTTCAGGTAGCCGGGCTAATCGAAATAGAATGGTTTCTCGTCCTGAAGGTAGCGGCACACATATTTCCAGCAGCACTTTGGGAGATAGAGATGGCTACAGACACTTCAACATGGACAGAATTGCAGAG GTATTGCTGGCTCTAGAGAGGATTGACCAAGATGAGGAGTTAACATATGAG caAGTATTGGTGCTAGAAACAAATTTGTTTTTAGGGGGCCTGAGCTTCCATGATCAGCACAGGGACATGAGAATGGACATTGATAATATGTCCTATGAG GAACTGTTAGCCCTGGAGGAGAAGATGGGTACCGTCAGCACAGCCCTTTCAGAGGAGCAATTGTCAAAATGTCTTAAGAGAAGCATATATAGACCTGCTTCTGAGGTCTTGGGAATCATGGATTCTGGTGATGACACTGAATGCAGCATATGCCAG GAAGAGTATGTCAGTGGGGATGAGATAGGCAAATTGGCATGCGAGCATCGCTTCCATGTGGCCTGCATCCATCAGTGGCTTCGGCAGAAGAATTGGTGCCCAATTTGCAAAGCATCTGCCATTCCCTCCTAG
- the LOC103715640 gene encoding uncharacterized protein LOC103715640 isoform X2, which produces MDETMGKKVAEGHDFSSRGSSIVFRDQNHDARSIQYCNRLGCSTRLNSIKGTQIGNIEKAKYVKASFHSTSSKTTTGDSSKSISSCSGYRKNFQDRQKQTLQREKAIAETGNRQGKIEDSECNDTQGFLEDFDVRSKDTEDSEFSESNPTSAGIQTALPDSKDLGFPILEGSSMNTTESSGSCTIASSSKPCKQIKRQLGSGDRVVSSRSFFRHSAYASRNSADAARPASQVLGTGVHKCGLKTVGVSDVLPSGCSSSDFNCDRRTDAVRKRPSGRESSAAKGKGESGPSTGRYLGSTQTGISDSGRSLPQQLKPQQNFIRTGNRPSSRDSGVSVRTHRASTGDARRRLSEQGVSDILPVHEPIMIPHLQQNRVSIQETVPESSSRSFSVELPNVLVSSSEHPGSGSRANRNRMVSRPEGSGTHISSSTLGDRDGYRHFNMDRIAEVLLALERIDQDEELTYEQVLVLETNLFLGGLSFHDQHRDMRMDIDNMSYEELLALEEKMGTVSTALSEEQLSKCLKRSIYRPASEVLGIMDSGDDTECSICQISNFSPFYMPDVHRCKVMKAILSILIDTASVLVHSGSVLAFGGFSLTTGCSLNFAAIGAT; this is translated from the exons ATGGATGAAACTATGGGTAAGAAAGTTGCTGAAGGGCATGATTTTTCTAGTAGAGGGTCCAGCATTGTTTTTAGAGACCAAAATCATGATGCTAGAAGCATTCAGTATTGCAATAGATTAGGATGCAGCACCAGGCTTAATTCCATTAAAGGAACCCAAATTGGCAACATAGAAAAAGCCAAATATGTAAAGGCTTCTTTTCATTCTACAAGCAGCAAGACCACCACAGGAGACTCTTCTAAGTCAATATCTTCTTGTAGTGGCTACCGAAAGAATTTCCAGGACAGACAGAAACAAACATTACAACGAGAGAAGGCTATAGCAGAAACTGGTAACAGGCAAGGGAAGATTGAAGATTCGGAGTGCAATGACACGCAGGGTTTCCTAGAAGATTTCGATGTCAGATCAAAGGATACAGAAGATTCAGAATTTTCAGAATCCAATCCCACATCAGCTGGCATTCAGACAGCGCTGCCAGATTCGAAGGATCTTGGGTTTCCAATTCTTGAAGGGTCATCTATGAACACAACGGAGTCGTCAGGTAGCTGCACCATTGCATCAAGTTCAAAACCTTGTAAGCAAATTAAACGTCAACTAGGTTCTGGCGATCGGGTTGTATCTTCAAGATCCTTTTTCCGGCATTCGGCTTATGCATCTAGAAACTCTGCTGATGCTGCTAGACCTGCTTCTCAAGTTCTGGGTACAGGGGTGCATAAGTGTGGTCTTAAAACTGTAGGGGTATCAGATGTTCTTCCTTCTGgttgttcatcatctgacttCAACTGCGATAGGCGGACTGATGCAGTCAGGAAGAGACCCTCTGGTAGAGAGAGTTCTGCTGCCAAAGGCAAGGGTGAAAGTGGCCCCTCAACTGGAAGATATCTAGGTTCTACGCAAACTGGGATTTCTGACTCTGGTCGATCTCTTCCACAACAACTAAAGCCTCAGCAAAATTTCATAAGGACTGGGAACCGACCTAGTAGCAGGGATAGTGGAGTTTCAGTTAGAACCCATCGAGCATCTACTGGGGATGCTAGAAGAAGGCTATCCGAGCAAGGGGTCAGCGATATCCTTCCAGTACATGAGCCTATTATGATCCCTCACTTGCAGCAGAATCGAGTTTCTATCCAAGAAACTGTTCCAGAAAGCTCATCACGTTCATTTTCTGTAGAGCTGCCAAATGTCTTGGTTAGTTCGTCTGAACATCCAGGTTCAGGTAGCCGGGCTAATCGAAATAGAATGGTTTCTCGTCCTGAAGGTAGCGGCACACATATTTCCAGCAGCACTTTGGGAGATAGAGATGGCTACAGACACTTCAACATGGACAGAATTGCAGAG GTATTGCTGGCTCTAGAGAGGATTGACCAAGATGAGGAGTTAACATATGAG caAGTATTGGTGCTAGAAACAAATTTGTTTTTAGGGGGCCTGAGCTTCCATGATCAGCACAGGGACATGAGAATGGACATTGATAATATGTCCTATGAG GAACTGTTAGCCCTGGAGGAGAAGATGGGTACCGTCAGCACAGCCCTTTCAGAGGAGCAATTGTCAAAATGTCTTAAGAGAAGCATATATAGACCTGCTTCTGAGGTCTTGGGAATCATGGATTCTGGTGATGACACTGAATGCAGCATATGCCAG ATTAGCAACTTTAGCCCATTTTATATGCCTGATGTTCATCGTTGCAAAGTCATGAAGGCCATTCTTTCGATATTAATTGATACAGCATCTGTCTTGGTGCATTCGGGATCAGTCCTTGCATTTGGTGGTTTTTCATTGACTACTGGTTGCTCTCTAAATTTTGCCGCAATTGGAGCTACATGA
- the LOC103715640 gene encoding uncharacterized protein LOC103715640 isoform X4: MDETMGKKVAEGHDFSSRGSSIVFRDQNHDARSIQYCNRLGCSTRLNSIKGTQIGNIEKAKYVKASFHSTSSKTTTGDSSKSISSCSGYRKNFQDRQKQTLQREKAIAETGNRQGKIEDSECNDTQGFLEDFDVRSKDTEDSEFSESNPTSAGIQTALPDSKDLGFPILEGSSMNTTESSGSCTIASSSKPCKQIKRQLGSGDRVVSSRSFFRHSAYASRNSADAARPASQVLGTGVHKCGLKTVGVSDVLPSGCSSSDFNCDRRTDAVRKRPSGRESSAAKGKGESGPSTGRYLGSTQTGISDSGRSLPQQLKPQQNFIRTGNRPSSRDSGVSVRTHRASTGDARRRLSEQGVSDILPVHEPIMIPHLQQNRVSIQETVPESSSRSFSVELPNVLVSSSEHPGSGSRANRNRMVSRPEGSGTHISSSTLGDRDGYRHFNMDRIAEVLLALERIDQDEELTYEQVLVLETNLFLGGLSFHDQHRDMRMDIDNMSYEELLALEEKMGTVSTALSEEQLSKCLKRSIYRPASEVLGIMDSGDDTECSICQADRSNMTVVNGLIVHCMMHIHTLLEDT, translated from the exons ATGGATGAAACTATGGGTAAGAAAGTTGCTGAAGGGCATGATTTTTCTAGTAGAGGGTCCAGCATTGTTTTTAGAGACCAAAATCATGATGCTAGAAGCATTCAGTATTGCAATAGATTAGGATGCAGCACCAGGCTTAATTCCATTAAAGGAACCCAAATTGGCAACATAGAAAAAGCCAAATATGTAAAGGCTTCTTTTCATTCTACAAGCAGCAAGACCACCACAGGAGACTCTTCTAAGTCAATATCTTCTTGTAGTGGCTACCGAAAGAATTTCCAGGACAGACAGAAACAAACATTACAACGAGAGAAGGCTATAGCAGAAACTGGTAACAGGCAAGGGAAGATTGAAGATTCGGAGTGCAATGACACGCAGGGTTTCCTAGAAGATTTCGATGTCAGATCAAAGGATACAGAAGATTCAGAATTTTCAGAATCCAATCCCACATCAGCTGGCATTCAGACAGCGCTGCCAGATTCGAAGGATCTTGGGTTTCCAATTCTTGAAGGGTCATCTATGAACACAACGGAGTCGTCAGGTAGCTGCACCATTGCATCAAGTTCAAAACCTTGTAAGCAAATTAAACGTCAACTAGGTTCTGGCGATCGGGTTGTATCTTCAAGATCCTTTTTCCGGCATTCGGCTTATGCATCTAGAAACTCTGCTGATGCTGCTAGACCTGCTTCTCAAGTTCTGGGTACAGGGGTGCATAAGTGTGGTCTTAAAACTGTAGGGGTATCAGATGTTCTTCCTTCTGgttgttcatcatctgacttCAACTGCGATAGGCGGACTGATGCAGTCAGGAAGAGACCCTCTGGTAGAGAGAGTTCTGCTGCCAAAGGCAAGGGTGAAAGTGGCCCCTCAACTGGAAGATATCTAGGTTCTACGCAAACTGGGATTTCTGACTCTGGTCGATCTCTTCCACAACAACTAAAGCCTCAGCAAAATTTCATAAGGACTGGGAACCGACCTAGTAGCAGGGATAGTGGAGTTTCAGTTAGAACCCATCGAGCATCTACTGGGGATGCTAGAAGAAGGCTATCCGAGCAAGGGGTCAGCGATATCCTTCCAGTACATGAGCCTATTATGATCCCTCACTTGCAGCAGAATCGAGTTTCTATCCAAGAAACTGTTCCAGAAAGCTCATCACGTTCATTTTCTGTAGAGCTGCCAAATGTCTTGGTTAGTTCGTCTGAACATCCAGGTTCAGGTAGCCGGGCTAATCGAAATAGAATGGTTTCTCGTCCTGAAGGTAGCGGCACACATATTTCCAGCAGCACTTTGGGAGATAGAGATGGCTACAGACACTTCAACATGGACAGAATTGCAGAG GTATTGCTGGCTCTAGAGAGGATTGACCAAGATGAGGAGTTAACATATGAG caAGTATTGGTGCTAGAAACAAATTTGTTTTTAGGGGGCCTGAGCTTCCATGATCAGCACAGGGACATGAGAATGGACATTGATAATATGTCCTATGAG GAACTGTTAGCCCTGGAGGAGAAGATGGGTACCGTCAGCACAGCCCTTTCAGAGGAGCAATTGTCAAAATGTCTTAAGAGAAGCATATATAGACCTGCTTCTGAGGTCTTGGGAATCATGGATTCTGGTGATGACACTGAATGCAGCATATGCCAG GCTGATCGAAGCAATATGACCGTGGTAAATGGGCTCATAGTGCATTGCATGATGCATATCCATACATTGCTCGAGGATACCTAA